The following are encoded together in the Micromonospora lupini genome:
- a CDS encoding 5-formyltetrahydrofolate cyclo-ligase has translation MPEFSDEAEVTRVTKRDTRVDLLARRRTRTAVARAEAAGRVQAELVALVRRLRPRLMTAYVPVGSEPGGAGLPEALRSALPPDAELLLPVLRPDLDLDWAAYSGPDALVAAGRGIREPIGPRLGVAAVTDAELLVVPALAVDLRGRRLGRGGGSYDRALARVPGTALTVVPLHDGELVEALPAEPHDRPVRAVVTPTDGMRTLDDGPGTAHGVAPHTSAGRTRGE, from the coding sequence GTGCCGGAATTTTCTGATGAAGCGGAAGTGACCCGAGTGACGAAGCGGGACACGCGCGTCGACCTGCTCGCCCGCCGCCGGACCCGGACCGCCGTGGCGCGGGCCGAGGCCGCCGGGCGCGTCCAGGCCGAGCTTGTCGCCCTGGTACGCCGGCTGCGCCCGCGCCTGATGACGGCGTACGTCCCGGTCGGCTCCGAGCCGGGCGGGGCCGGACTGCCGGAGGCGCTGCGATCGGCGCTGCCGCCCGACGCCGAGTTGCTGCTCCCGGTGCTCCGCCCCGATCTGGACCTGGACTGGGCGGCGTACTCCGGTCCCGACGCTCTGGTGGCGGCCGGCCGGGGCATCCGGGAGCCGATCGGCCCCCGCCTCGGCGTGGCAGCGGTCACCGACGCGGAGCTGCTGGTCGTGCCGGCACTCGCCGTGGACCTTCGCGGCCGACGGCTGGGCCGCGGCGGCGGCTCGTACGACAGGGCGTTGGCGCGCGTGCCCGGGACGGCCCTGACCGTGGTGCCGCTGCACGACGGCGAGCTGGTCGAGGCGCTGCCGGCGGAGCCGCACGACCGTCCGGTCCGCGCGGTCGTCACTCCCACCGACGGGATGCGTACGCTTGACGACGGCCCGGGTACGGCGCACGGTGTCGCGCCCCACACGTCCGCTGGACGAACCCGGGGCGAATGA
- a CDS encoding FmdB family zinc ribbon protein produces MPTGRAQIPEENVPTYQYACTACGHQLEAVQSFSDEPLTECPACQGRLRKVFNSVGIVFKGSGFYRTDSRASGSETTAGGKPAKSESSSSSSGGDSGSSSSSSSGSSGSSSSGGSSSSGGSSSGGSGGGKAPAASSAS; encoded by the coding sequence GTGCCAACTGGCCGAGCCCAGATACCGGAGGAGAACGTGCCCACGTACCAGTACGCCTGCACCGCGTGCGGTCACCAGCTCGAGGCGGTGCAGTCCTTCTCGGACGAGCCGCTGACCGAGTGCCCGGCGTGTCAGGGGCGGCTGCGCAAGGTCTTCAACTCGGTAGGCATCGTCTTCAAGGGCTCGGGCTTCTACCGCACCGACTCCCGCGCGTCCGGTTCCGAGACGACCGCTGGCGGCAAGCCGGCCAAGTCCGAGTCGTCGTCCTCGTCCTCGGGTGGGGATTCCGGGTCGTCGTCGTCCTCGTCGTCGGGTTCGTCCGGGTCGTCCTCGTCCGGTGGGTCGTCCTCGTCCGGCGGATCGTCGTCCGGTGGGTCGGGCGGCGGCAAGGCACCGGCGGCCAGCTCCGCGTCCTGA